A genomic stretch from Schistosoma haematobium chromosome 4, whole genome shotgun sequence includes:
- the ELAVL4 gene encoding ELAV-like protein 4 (EggNog:ENOG410V43Y~COG:A) — protein MSSEIIPANTLVNNRNQGVFNDEIGDGDCIHEKSIHDSICVLTLNDEDITMNNNDNTNETASNKLSIDNNIKDNKSFKHSKSSINHFDNNIQNKLTKNLTGKVISNTNCDKSITDTNSCYLTSTVQLHSDKSIYSDDDHIPICLNKSNTQLLQITGTMNSNSMICKHIGKEKHLVIKEQEISTILDKSNEISCISNMNPNVLSMSRGYPENNSIITTASPVESTKSGTLTDLKINNEISTTYSQPSSDNDNAHDIYSCNYPNDASIYHRNASGYIDDIVTSDIHKINSSCNGNSSLKQQNLDNFFKTNMKSQVSCSTTTIAVSINTSPISSSSFSVNQSNSLESNQHQRQKQIHHDHRTLVSSLCPSDSPYLLSQCSSKFAKKRPVITTITTTTTTTTTTTTTTTNNNNNNNNNNNNNNNNNSNNNSTVHDHKVNGNDINHHLHSPTSISNNPKTHCLTTTKKNANSHNDNNNYEHSTNNSYDINITVNNSNDNNNNNNDNYTDETNLIINYLPPYMSQEEVKVLFSTCGQVESCKLIRDKTSGESLGYAFVKYSQSNEAQQAINTLNGLSLQNKTIKVSLARPNCESIKGANLYICGLPKTMTQNELEHLFSQYGRIITARILYDNKTGISRGVAFIRFDHRYEAELAIQQLNGHQLPSEYSNDMLNRPITVKFANSPSSIKFDNLSLVLLKQAAHLQAITTSTAMPSPLSRNATSAVIAAGLLNPLQQRIAAISNRLKYSITSPSSTETDLLSTIAMSNSILAPTIVASTGGLTSNGWCIFVYNLAPEVEESNLWQLFGPFGAVQSIKIVYDTTNNKCKGFAFVTMSNYEEAVLAIHSLNGFVLDNRILQVSFKITNSKSRSFALSALSSSLSSLSTQSNSIPFDTSINSSSIQQTLSNQQDHFNSEKIISTKNSLIINTPVTNNYEKQQTQLQQHASQLYHQNNLQNNRKKFSTELNDHTSIKSVITDTLDKSISPKNSSIQLVTNSFNKANSIKSKYIKTVLNGKTQTELFDPFIVEQLPVKSKHIDLVNNSKKQTNKSSNSQKKKEHGDSKK, from the exons atgtcAAGTGAAATAATACCGGCTAATACATTAGTAAATAATCGTAACCAGGGGGTATTTAATGATGAGATAGGTGATGGAGATTGTATACATGAAAAATCAATACATGATTCTATTTGTGTTCTAACATTAAATGATGAAGATATtactatgaataataatgataataccaATGAAACAGCTAGTAATAAACTTtctattgataataatattaaagataataaatcattcaaacATTCAAAATCTTCTATCAATCATTTTGATAACAATATTCAAAACAAATTAACAAAGAATTTAACTGGAAAAGTAATTTCTAATACAAACTGTGATAAATCTATAACGGATACAAATAGTTGTTATTTAACATCAACGGTACAATTGCATTCTGATAAAAGCATATACAGTGATGATGATCATATTcctatatgtttaaataaatcgaATACACAATTGTTACAAATTACTGGTACGATGAATAGTAATTCAATGATTTGTAAACATATTGGAAAGGAAAAACATTTAGTAATAAAAGAACAAGAAATATCTACAATATTAGACAAATCGAATGAAATATCTTGTATAAGTAATATGAATCCCAATGTTTTATCAATGTCTAGAG GTTATCCAGAAAATAATTCAATCATTACTACAGCCTCACCAGTAGAATCAACAAAATCAGGAACATTAacagatttaaaaataaacaacgaAATTTCAACAACATATAGTCAACCATCATCGGATAATGATAATGCACATGACATTTATAGTTGTAATTATCCAAATGATGCTAGTATTTATCACAGAAATGCCAGTGGATACATTGATGATATTGTTACTTCTGacattcataaaataaattcaagttGTAATGGTAACAGTtcacttaaacaacaaaatcTTGACAATTTTTTCAAAACTAATATGAAATCACAAGTATCTtgttcaacaacaacaatagcAGTATCTATCAATACATCACCGATCTCCTCATCATCATTTAGTGTCAACCAATCAAATAGTCTTGAGTCAAATCAACATCAACGACAGAAACAAATACATCATGATCATAGAACTCTTGTCTCTTCATTATGTCCATCTGATTCTCCTTATTTGTTAAGTCAATGTTCAAGTAAATTTGCTAAGAAAAGACCggttattactactattactactactactactactactactactactactactactactactaataataataataataataataataataataataataataataataataatagtaataataactctACAGTACACGATCATAAGGTAAATGGAAATGATATAAACCATCATTTACATTCACCAACTTCAATTAGCAACAATCCAAAAACTCATTGTCTAACAACTACTAAAAAGAATGCTAATAGTCATAATGATAACAACAATTATGAGCATTCAACAAATAATTCATATGATATAAACATAACAgtgaataatagtaatgataataataataataataatgataattacacTGATGAAACCAATTTAATAATCAATTACTTACCACCATATATGTCACAAGAAGAAGTCAAAGTATTATTTTCTACATGTGGTCAAGTTGAAAGTTGTAAATTAATACGTGATAAAACAAGTGGTGAAAGTCTTGGTTatgcatttgtaaaatattcacAATCAAATGAAGCAcaacaagcaataaatacaTTGAATGGTTTGTcattacaaaataaaacaattaaagtATCATTAGCTAGACCAAATTGTGAATCAATTAAAGGTGCAAATTTATATATTTGTGGTTTACCTAAAACAATGACACAAAATGAATTAGAACATTTATTTAGTCAATATGGTCGTATTATAACAGCACGTATATTATATGATAATAAGACAGGTATATCACGTGGTGTAGCTTTTATACGTTTTGATCATCGTTATGAAGCTGAATTAGCTATACAACAATTAAATGGTCATCAACTACCATCTGAATATTCAAACGATATGCTAAATAGACCAATTACCGTGAAATTTGCCAATTCACCAAGttcaataaaatttgataatCTTAGTCTTGTATTATTAAAACAAGCAGCTCATTTACAAGCTATTACAACGTCTACTGCTATGCCATCACCATTATCACGAAATGCTACTTCAGCAGTTATCGCCGCAGGATTATTAAATCCACTACAACAACGAATAGCTGCAATATCAAATCGATTAAAATATTCCATTACATCACCTAGTTCCACTGAAACAGATCTACTTTCGACAATCGCTATGAGCAATTCAATTTTAGCACCGACAATTGTAGCAAGTACTGGTGGCTTAACATCTAATGGTTGGTGTATATTTGTGTATAATTTAGCTCCAGAAGTAGAAGAATCTAATTTATGGCAACTATTTGGTCCATTCGGTGCTGTACAATCTATTAAAATTGTATATGatacaactaataataaatgtaaaggTTTTGCTTTTGTTACAATGAGTAATTATGAAGAAGCTGTATTAgctattcattcattaaatggATTTGTATTAGATAATAGAATTTTACAAGTATCATTTAAAATAACCAATAGTAAATCAAGATCATTTGCATTAAGtgcattatcatcatcattgtcatcattaTCGACTCAATCAAATTCTATACCTTTTGATACATCCATAAATTCATCAAGTATACAACAAACATTATCAAATCAACAAGATCATTTTAATTCAGAGAAAATAATTAGCACCAAAAATTCACTGATCATTAATACACCCGTTACAAACAATTATGAAAAACAGCAAACACAACTTCAACAACATGCATCACAATTATATCATCAAAATAATCTACAAAATAATCGAAAAAAATTTTCCACCGAATTAAATGATCATACTTCTATCAAATCAGTCATTACAGATACACTGGATAAATCTATATCCCCTAAAAATTCATCTATCCAATTAGTAACAAATAGTTTTAACAAAGCGAACAGTATTAAGAGTAAATATATTAAAACAGTATTAAATGGTAAAACACAAACAGAATTATTTGATCCATTCATAGTTGAACAATTACCAGTGAAATCAAAACATATAGATTTGGTAAATAAttcaaagaaacaaacaaataagaGTAGTAATTcacaaaagaaaaaagaacacgGTGACTCTAAAAAGTAA